The Bubalus kerabau isolate K-KA32 ecotype Philippines breed swamp buffalo chromosome 16, PCC_UOA_SB_1v2, whole genome shotgun sequence genome includes a region encoding these proteins:
- the FAM222A gene encoding protein FAM222A, with protein sequence MLACLQRTQNAPGQHLACPTKSLELRKCETVASSMHSSRYPSPAELDAYAEKVANSPLSIKIFPTNIRVPQHKHLSRTVNGYDTSGQRYSPYPPHTAGYQGLLAIVKAAVSSSSSAAAPAGPAKSVLKSAEGKRTKLSPAAVQVGVAPYPAPSTLGPLAYPKPPEAPAPPPGLPAAAAPAAAVIPLPGRGLPLPPSNLPSIHSLLYQLHQQCQAPGAAPAACQAVPGPPPSPAKHGPVPGFPRAAYSATAGPPECRKGAELGQGSTPAALTLAGAAKPAGYADGGLDYLLWPQKPPPPPPPPQPLRAYGGGALASKSPEACGGRAYERASGSPLNCGVGLPASFTVGQYFAAPWNSVLVTPTSDCYNPAAAAAAAAAAAAAGTELGPGAARELAGPPAETLSGLPSKSVCNTAVLSSSLQSLEYLINDIRPPCIKERMLGKGYETVAVPRLLDHQHAHIRLPVYR encoded by the coding sequence GCGAGACAGTGGCTAGCTCCATGCATTCCTCCCGTTACCCGAGCCCGGCGGAGCTGGACGCCTACGCCGAGAAGGTGGCCAACAGCCCGCTCTCCATCAAGATCTTCCCCACCAACATCCGCGTGCCCCAGCACAAGCACCTCAGCCGCACGGTCAACGGCTATGACACCAGCGGCCAGCGCTACAGCCCCTACCCGCCGCACACGGCCGGCTACCAGGGTCTGCTGGCCATCGTCAAGGCCgccgtctcctcctcctccagcgcGGCCGCGCCCGCCGGGCCCGCCAAGAGCGTGCTCAAGAGCGCCGAGGGCAAGCGGACCAAGCTGTCTCCGGCCGCCGTGCAGGTGGGCGTCGCGCCCTACCCGGCGCCCAGCACGCTGGGGCCCCTGGCCTACCCCAAGCCACCCGAGGCGCCCGCCCCGCCACCTGGCCTGCCCGCGGCCgcggcccccgccgccgccgtcATCCCCCTGCCCGGCCGCGGCCTGCCCCTGCCGCCCTCCAACCTGCCCTCCATCCACAGCCTCCTCTACCAGCTCCACCAGCAGTGCCAGGCCCCCGGCGCCGCGCCCGCCGCCTGCCAGGCCGTGCCCGGGCCCCCGCCCAGCCCGGCCAAGCACGGCCCGGTGCCCGGCTTCCCCCGCGCGGCCTACTCGGCCACGGCCGGCCCGCCCGAGTGCCGGAAGGGCGCCGAGTTGGGCCAGGGGAGCACGCCCGCGGCCTTGACGTTGGCCGGGGCCGCCAAGCCCGCGGGCTACGCGGACGGAGGCCTGGATTACCTGCTGTGGCCCCAGaagccgcccccgccgccgccgcccccccaGCCCCTGCGGGCCTACGGTGGCGGCGCGCTGGCCAGCAAGTCCCCCGAGGCCTGCGGGGGGCGGGCGTACGAGCGGGCCAGCGGGTCGCCCCTCAACTGCGGCGTGGGGCTGCCCGCCAGCTTCACCGTGGGCCAGTACTTCGCCGCCCCCTGGAACAGCGTGCTGGTGACCCCCACCAGCGACTGCTACAaccccgcggcggcggcggcagcggcagcggcggcggctgcCGCTGGGACCGAGCTGGGGCCGGGGGCCGCCCGGGAGCTGGCGGGGCCCCCGGCCGAGACCCTTTCGGGCCTGCCCAGCAAGAGCGTGTGCAACACGGCCGTGCTCAGCAGCAGCCTGCAGTCGCTGGAGTATCTCATCAACGACATCCGGCCGCCCTGCATCAAGGAGCGCATGCTGGGCAAGGGCTACGAGACGGTGGCCGTGCCCCGGCTGCTAGACCACCAGCACGCCCACATCCGCCTGCCCGTCTACAGATAA